In Musa acuminata AAA Group cultivar baxijiao chromosome BXJ2-8, Cavendish_Baxijiao_AAA, whole genome shotgun sequence, one genomic interval encodes:
- the LOC135619968 gene encoding uncharacterized protein LOC135619968 — protein MATLLLRAFRRPLRPFSSAPVSPFPFYGRTPSSSFRLFSSAAAHAAAPPSPAGTALDPSRIRNVAVIAHVDHGKTTLMDRLLRQCGADIPHERALDSISLERERGITIASKVTSISWKDNELNMVDTPGHADFGGEVERVVGMVEGAVLVVDAGEGPLAQTKFVVAKALKLGLRPILLLNKVDRPSVSEETCNEVESLVFDLFANLGATEEQLDFPVLYASAKEGWASLTFTKNPAADARNMSPLLDAIIKHVPSPAANFEAPFQMLVSMMERDFYLGRILTGRISSGIIHIGDKIHGLRCTDNGAEKFEEGKVTKLMKKKGTNIIMIDSAGAGDIISVAGLTSPSIGHTVANVEVTTALPTVQLDPPTISMTFGVNDSSLAGRDGTHLTGGKIGDRLLSEAETNLAINVLPGQLSDSYEVQGRGELQLGILIENMRREGFELSVSPPRVMYKMENNQKLEPIEEVTIEVNDEHVGLVMEALSHRRAEVTDMGPVPGTTGRTRMSLTCPSRGLVGYRSVFSSDTRGTGFMHRAFLSYSKHRGALGNVRKGVLISVGNGIITAHALMSLEARGTLFVSPGMETYEGMIVGEHSRDSDLDVNPVRTKELTNIRAPGKDENVRLSPPRLMSLEEAIGYVASDELIEVTPKAVRLRKRYLDANKRKMMKNKPKD, from the exons ATGGCCACCCTGCTGCTCCGCGCTTTCCGCAGGCCGCTCCGGCCTTTCTCATCAGCCCCCGTCTCTCCCTTCCCCTTCTACGGCAGaactccctcctcctccttccgccTCTTCTCCTCCGCTGCCGCGCACGCCGCGGCGCCGCCCTCCCCCGCCGGGACCGCGCTGGACCCCAGCAGGATCCGCAACGTGGCCGTCATAGCCCACGTCGACCACGGGAAGACCACCCTCATGGACCGGCTCCTCCGCCAGTGCGGCGCCGACATCCCCCACGAGCGCGCCCTCGATTCCATCAGTCTCGAGCGCGAGCGCGGTATCACCATCGCCTCCAAG GTGACTTCGATTTCTTGGAAGGACAATGAGCTCAACATGGTTGATACTCCCGGCCATGCTGATTTTGGTGGAGAA GTAGAAAGAGTTGTTGGGATGGTCGAGGGAGCTGTCTTGGTTGTTGATGCTGGGGAAGGCCCTCTGGCACAGACAAAGTTTGTTGTTGCAAAGGCTTTAAAGCTCGGTTTGCGTCCAATTCTTCTCTTGAACAAGGTTGACAGACCTTCAG TCTCTGAGGAGACATGCAATGAGGTTGAGAGCTTGGTGTTCGATCTTTTTGCAAATCTTGGTGCTACAG AGGAACAGCTAGACTTCCCAGTTCTTTATGCATCTGCCAAAGAAGGTTGGGCTTCCTTAACATTCACAAAAAATCCTGCGGCTGATGCAAGGAACATGTCACCATTACTTGATGCCATTATAAAGCATGTTCCTTCTCCAGCAGCAAATTTTGAGGCCCCATTTCAGATGCTG GTGTCCATGATGGAACGTGATTTTTATCTTGGGCGAATTTTGACCGGTCGTATTTCATCAGGAATCATCCATATAGGAGATAAAATTCACGGTCTTAGGTGCACAGATAATGGAGCTGAGAAGTTCGAGGAAGGAAAG GTAACCAAGCTTATGAAAAAAAAGGGAACAAATATAATTATGATCGACAGTGCAGGAGCTGGTGATATCATATCTGTGGCTGGATTAACAAGTCCTTCAATTGGTCACACTGTGGCAAATGTTGAG GTCACAACTGCACTACCTACTGTTCAATTGGATCCTCCAACAATTTCTATGACTTTTGGTGTGAATGATTCCTCATTGGCTGGTCGCGATGGGACCCAT TTGACCGGAGGAAAAATCGGGGATCGTCTGTTATCAGAAGCGGAAACAAATCTTGCAATAAATGTTCTTCCTGGACAATTATCAGATTCATATGAAGTTCAAGGAAGGGGCGAGCTTCAGTTAG GTATATTAATCGAGAACATGAGACGTGAAGGATTTGAACTCTCAGTATCACCCCCAAGAGTGAT GTATAAGATGGAGAACAACCAGAAGCTAGAGCCTATAGAAGAAGTAACGATTGAG GTTAATGATGAGCATGTTGGCCTTGTCATGGAAGCCCTTTCACATAGACGGGCTGAAGTGACGGACATGGGTCCTGTTCCAGGGACTACTGGCAGGACTAGAATGTCTTTGACTTGTCCCTCTAG GGGCCTAGTTGGGTATAGAAGTGTATTCAGCAGCGACACTCGTGGCACTGGATTCATGCACCGTGCTTTTTTAT CATACTCAAAGCATCGGGGTGCACTTGGGAATGTCAGGAAAGGAGTACTA ATATCTGTTGGCAATGGAATCATCACTGCACATGCACTAATGAGTTTGGAAGCTCGTGGAACTCTCTTCGTCTCACCTGGAATGGAG ACCTACGAGGGAATGATTGTTGGTGAACACTCACGTGATTCTGATCTTGAT GTAAACCCTGTAAGGACGAAGGAGTTGACAAACATTCGAGCACCCGGGAAGGATGAAAATGTCAGGCTTTCCCCACCTCGTTTG ATGAGTCTAGAAGAGGCCATTGGTTATGTTGCTTCTGATGAGCTTATCGAG GTAACGCCAAAAGCCGTGAGATTGAGAAAAAGATATCTCGATGCCAATAAAAGGAAGATGATGAAAAATAAGCCAAAAGATTGA